AGTGCCATCCCCAGGGCTTTCACATCCGGCCCATGGGGAATGGTCCCCTTGTGTTCCTGGGCATAGGCTTCAATGGCTGCGCCGATCTGGTGCAGGCTGCTCTTGCAGGTCACCATGCGGGTCTGCTCTCGCGCCCGAGTCAGCGAGGGGACCAGGATCGCGATCAGGAGAGCGACGATTCCGACGACCACGAGGAGTTCGATGAGGGTGAAGCCGCACGGTGGGCGAGGAGCGGAGCCGCGTTTGCGAACCGTGGCGAACAGCGAATGGCGCCTGTTTCTCATTTGGTCCCCACCGGCTGGGCGGCCGTGTTATCCAGCATTCGCTGCAGTGCCACCCGAGCGTCGTGTCGTGTCTTGTCGTCCACGGTGATACGGTTGACCACGCGGCCCGCGGCGAGTTCGTCGAGCACCCACAACAGGTGGGGCAGATCGATGCGGTACATGGTCGAACAGAGACATTGGATTCCCGCCAAAGATCGAATGTGCTTGTGCCCGGCGAACCGGCTGGCCATCCGATTCACCAGGTGGATTTCCGTGCCCACTGCCCAGCGCGAGTTTTCCGGGGCCTCGGTCAGCACCTTGATGATGTACTCCGTACTGCCGGCCAGATCCGCCTTCTGAACCACCTCCCATCGGCACTCGGGATGAACCACGATCCTGCAGGCCGGATCGGACCGGCGGATGTCGTCGCACTGTTTCTCGGTGAACAGCTGGTGCACGCTGCAGTATCCCTGCCAGAGGATGAAGCGGGCCGCTCGGATCTGTTCATCGGCGAGCCCACCTTGTTCTTCATCCGGGTTGTACAAGATCATCGTGGACAGGGGGTGGTTCATTGAATACGCCGTGTTCCGACCGAGGTGCTGGTCGGGCAGGAAGAGGGCTTTTTCGCCTTGTTCCAGGGCCCATTGGAGCACCTGGCGAGCGTTGGAACTGGTGCAGCATGCGCCTCCATGCCGGCCGCAGAAGGCCTTGATGCTCGCCGCGCTATTCACGTAGGTGATGGGGATGATCCGGTCGGACGTGGCCGCGGTGAGGCGCTCCCATGCGTCCTCGACCTGTTCAAGCCGAGCCATGTCGGCCATGCTGCAGCCGGCGGACAGGTCGGGCAGGATGACGGCCACATCTGGCTCGGTGAGGATATCGGCGGATTCCGCCATGAAATGCACGCCGCAGAACACCACGTAACGGGCGTTTTTCTGTTGGCCGGCCAGCTGGCTGAGTTTGAGGCTGTCGCCGGTGAAATCGGCGAACCGGATGACCTCATCCTGCTGGTAATGGTGACCCAGGATGACGAGTCGATCGCCGAAGGCTTGCTTGTGGGCGAGGACTTGTCCGGTCATCTCCGCGGTCGACAGGCGGTCGTAGTGGGGCGACAGTGGGGGCTGATGCAGGAACATGATCACCCTCGGTGGCGCGGAGACGCGCCCTCGCTCTGTCCGGGCGCGGAAGACCGCTCCTCCTGCGCCGGGCAATTGACCATTGGGGCCCTCACAGCGGAACCAGGGTCATGCTACCGCTGCGATGGGCAGGCGGCAAGACCATCGCGGCTCCGCCCCTTCGGAATTGACTGGCACGGTCCCGCCTGGCTCGTTGACTGCACGATGCGCAGCGCAGGCAGACCGTCCGGGCCTGCAGCCGCGTTTGGCACTGCTTCCGCCCTGCCGCCGGCGTCGGCCGGTTTGAGCACTGCC
This DNA window, taken from Phycisphaerae bacterium, encodes the following:
- the nadA gene encoding quinolinate synthase NadA, with translation MFLHQPPLSPHYDRLSTAEMTGQVLAHKQAFGDRLVILGHHYQQDEVIRFADFTGDSLKLSQLAGQQKNARYVVFCGVHFMAESADILTEPDVAVILPDLSAGCSMADMARLEQVEDAWERLTAATSDRIIPITYVNSAASIKAFCGRHGGACCTSSNARQVLQWALEQGEKALFLPDQHLGRNTAYSMNHPLSTMILYNPDEEQGGLADEQIRAARFILWQGYCSVHQLFTEKQCDDIRRSDPACRIVVHPECRWEVVQKADLAGSTEYIIKVLTEAPENSRWAVGTEIHLVNRMASRFAGHKHIRSLAGIQCLCSTMYRIDLPHLLWVLDELAAGRVVNRITVDDKTRHDARVALQRMLDNTAAQPVGTK